In a single window of the Raphanus sativus cultivar WK10039 chromosome 9, ASM80110v3, whole genome shotgun sequence genome:
- the LOC108824218 gene encoding uncharacterized protein LOC108824218, translated as MNCDFDSLVRVKSKVHLHLKHIDWANQNLTDSFLHIHRPSLSLSATCTPSSSSSSFSDSCLRNFLHFHLKMPINRDPSTPPPVIGKIGPYTVFMTPPATPKPPESPATVSQKPIAQPPVLPPPQQFKSVASSEQDDSVLGFFRNAVTKVQNAHSSVDDHLVRWFGLNQSKYQWALDEYYEGKGSEMKSVEAKEMPGKVQSV; from the exons ATGAACTGTGACTTTGACTCTTTGGTGAGAGTGAAAAGTAAAGTACATTTACACTTGAAGCACATAGATTGGGCAAACCAAAACCTCACGGATTCTTTCTTACATATCCACCGTCCTTCACTTTCACTCTCTGCAACTTGcacaccttcttcttcttcttcttctttttcagatTCTTGTCTGAGAAACTTCCTTCATTTTCATCTCAAGATGCCGATCAACAGAGACCCATCAACACCTCCTCCTGTCATCGGCAAAATCGGGCCTTACACTGTCTTCATGACTCCTCCCGCGACTCCAAAACCACCTGAATCTCCCGCCACCGTGTCTCAAAAACCCATCGCTCAACCGCCGGTTCTTCCTCCTCCGCAGCAGTTTAAATCGGTGGCTTCCTCTGAACAGGACGACTCAGTTTTAGGGTTCTTCAGAAACGCCGTCACAAAGGTTCAAAATG CACATTCAAGTGTGGATGATCATTTGGTGAGATGGTTTGGGTTAAACCAATCTAAGTACCAGTGGGCTTTGGACGAGTACTATGAAGGCAAAGGATCT GAAATGAAGAGTGTGGAAGCTAAGGAGATGCCCGGGAAAGTACAAAGCGTATAA